DNA sequence from the Candidatus Atribacteria bacterium genome:
TAGGAAGGCAAATTATCAGTTGCTCCAAAAGAATCTTCTGCTCTAATAGCATAACCATCCATGGTAGAACGATTAAAACCAGGCAGATTAGCAGGTGCGACTATCTCTTCCGCCAAAAACCTATGCAAGGCTGTTTTAATATCCACTTCTTCTATGTTTTTCTGGATTATATCCTTTAAATTTAAATGATCTTTTAGTAACATTTTGACCTCTTGAGGGGTACGAACTTTAAATAAGGGCTTTACCATTTTCGATGTTTATCTCCTAATTGTTTACAAATTGTTTTACAAATATCTTGTTTTTAAAATTAAAATAATCTTACTGCTGAAGCTTTAAAGGTTAAATAAACTTCGCTTCCTAGAGTGAAATTCATCTTAAAAAATGATTCTCTGGTAATAATCACTACCAAGGGGATAGAAATATCTATTTCTAATTTAACCAAATGATTTTGCTCAATAATCTTTATTATTTTACCTAAAAAGGAATTTCTGGCACTGGATTGAAACTGTTCATAAGATAATATGATATCTCTTGGGTCAATAGAAATATGTGCCGGTCCAACTTTTTCAGTTACTACCGCAAATTTAATATTTTCTCCAATATTGAACCATTTTGAACTATCTTCTTCTACTATTTCTCCCCAAAGAAGGTTGTCCTGAACTTGTTTAATTATTTTACCATCCAAAAGGGAAATCACCTTATCAGCTAAACGATAGGCTTGGGAAAGATCGTGAGTAGTAAATATTACGGTAGTTTTAATCTCTTTCTGTACTCTTTTAATAATTCTTTCTACTATATCTATGTATTTTTGATCAATATTGGCAGTAGGTTCATCTAAAAAAAGAATTTCCGGTTCTATTACTAAGGCTCTAGCAATGACCACTCGTTGAGCTTCTCCACCAGATAATTGATCAACTCTTCTTTTTTCAAAATTGGAAAGCCCAACCATTTCCAAAGCATTTTTTACTCTTATTAGCTGTTCTGTAGAAGAAATAGCTCTTATTTTTAATCCATAGGCAATATTATCATAGACGGTGGAATGAAACAAGAAAGGATCTTGATTTACTAAAGTCATTCTCCTTCGAATTCCTAATATATCAACATTTGATTTATTGGAAATTTCTTGACCATTTAAAAATATCTGACCTTTGTTAGGTCTCTCTAATAAGTTTAAAATATTAAGTAAGGTGGTCTTCCCTGATCCGTTTGGACCGACGATAGCATAAATTTTTCTTTTTTGAAAATTTAAACTTTCTATATCTAATATAGTTCTACCATTATAAATTTTTTTTACATTCTTAATTTTAAGTATGGGTTCGTTCATTGATTAATTTCCCACTTTCTTGCTCTGAAAATAATGTAGTAAGATATTTATACTAAAAGCAATGGTTAATAAAATAATACCCAAGGCTATCCCAAAGCCAAACTCGCCTTTAGAAGTTTCAAGGGCTATAGCGGTAGTCATCGTTCTAGTGCTTCCTTTAATGTTGCCTCCTAACATCATGGCTGCTCCCACTTCGGCGATTACCCTCCCGAATCCAGTAATTATTGCTGCCAAAACTGCATAGCGCGCTTCTTTAATTACCATCCAGGCAGATTGGGATTCCGTTGCTCCCAGAGTTAATGTGGTACTTCTAACTCTTTTATCGATTCCCTGTATTGCAGAATGAGTAAGAGCAATGATGATGGGTGTAGCCAATATGAACTGTCCAATAATCATAGCCGAAGGGGTAAACAATAAGCCAAAAACTCCTAATGGTCCTTTTCGGGAGATTAAGGAATAAATAATGAGTCCGACTACTACCGTTGGTAGAGCTAATAAAGTATTTGTTGTAGCTATAATAAAATTTTTTCCCCAGAAATTTTTTACTGCCATTAAAAATCCTAAATAGACGCCCAACAATGAGGAGAGAAAAATTGCAGTTAAAGATACCTTCAATGAAAGTAAGACGATAATAAATATCTCTTTATCTAAAGTAAGTATTAATTGGAAAGCTTTTTCTATTCCTTCGATAACAAAACCCAAAATATCCCCTCCATATAAAAATTCGCCAATTGACCTATTCCCCAATTTGGCAATTTGCTAACTGACCAATTCACTGATTCACAAATTTACTTATTAACCATCTAGTAGATTAACTAATTAGTAAGTTTTTTTGGTCTACCAGTCTGTCGGTCACTATACCTATTATTTAAATTAGTCTTTAGTTAATAGGGAAACAAAGAATTGTGCCCCTATTATTTTGTTTATCTTTTGTTTGCTTTTAGCACGATACATCGCGCTCCTATTTCTGGATTCTGATTTTCTTCACGCGATAAGCGATACGCAATACGATATACTAATGACTATTTAATTGCTACGGGATAAAAAAGTATTTCTCCGTCAATTTCGTATTCTCTAATAATTTTTTGTCCTTCTATAGAAGTAACCCAGGCTATGAACTGCATGGCTTCCATATACTTCACATGAGGATACCGGTCAGGATTGATAGCTATTACTCCATAAGGATTAAAAAGTAGTGGATCTCCTTCACTAAGAATAACTAACCCTACCTTATTTTTATAGGCAATAAAGGTTGCTCTATCACAAAGAACATAGGCTTGTTTTTCATCGGCAATTTGTAAGGTTGCACCCATTCCTTGACCTGCTTCCATGTACCACGTTCCCTCGGGTACAATGTTGGTAATTTTCCATAAACCTTTTTCTTTTTGATCGGTACCAGAATT
Encoded proteins:
- a CDS encoding ABC transporter permease subunit yields the protein MGFVIEGIEKAFQLILTLDKEIFIIVLLSLKVSLTAIFLSSLLGVYLGFLMAVKNFWGKNFIIATTNTLLALPTVVVGLIIYSLISRKGPLGVFGLLFTPSAMIIGQFILATPIIIALTHSAIQGIDKRVRSTTLTLGATESQSAWMVIKEARYAVLAAIITGFGRVIAEVGAAMMLGGNIKGSTRTMTTAIALETSKGEFGFGIALGIILLTIAFSINILLHYFQSKKVGN
- a CDS encoding ATP-binding cassette domain-containing protein; the encoded protein is MNEPILKIKNVKKIYNGRTILDIESLNFQKRKIYAIVGPNGSGKTTLLNILNLLERPNKGQIFLNGQEISNKSNVDILGIRRRMTLVNQDPFLFHSTVYDNIAYGLKIRAISSTEQLIRVKNALEMVGLSNFEKRRVDQLSGGEAQRVVIARALVIEPEILFLDEPTANIDQKYIDIVERIIKRVQKEIKTTVIFTTHDLSQAYRLADKVISLLDGKIIKQVQDNLLWGEIVEEDSSKWFNIGENIKFAVVTEKVGPAHISIDPRDIILSYEQFQSSARNSFLGKIIKIIEQNHLVKLEIDISIPLVVIITRESFFKMNFTLGSEVYLTFKASAVRLF